In Nyctibius grandis isolate bNycGra1 chromosome 6, bNycGra1.pri, whole genome shotgun sequence, a single genomic region encodes these proteins:
- the MBOAT4 gene encoding LOW QUALITY PROTEIN: ghrelin O-acyltransferase (The sequence of the model RefSeq protein was modified relative to this genomic sequence to represent the inferred CDS: substituted 2 bases at 2 genomic stop codons) — protein MLWADLLVLLPAAPYRLVAFSSAALFHHLCAAGHMVATKGYLVSSRYIFFLTGGCLLAGTAMGIYAVLLLIPAAGSVLILLSVSLAYAHTWVFTLQMSWQTLCHLGLSSQELDPQDARPAIALSAVMLLTQKATSLALDVHEGVVRLQLGQGLLXHVLPLCSYVLFFPALLGGPLCSLSRFRAQAESPGALPCQLRAAGQWCLCVLALHGLGAGLVAGLAGRQGCRQGCTGPACLPRLWAWALLRWLGYYRHWVLDEALLEVVSFGPEAGQGDISVRDLWTLETTHRLAIFTRTWNKSTSRWFGRLVFQCCPAQPLLATFAFSAWWHGLRPRQVFGFLCWSVMVEADYRIHPFLSARATSQRVKLLYRGTTWVFTQLIIAYILVAVETESFSMLCLLWTSCNSILPLSYGLALLLLPLAKKMKQNXAYPGLTCAAGGTHPCIHEPTG, from the exons CAAAAGGGTACCTGGTCTCTTCTAGGTACATATTCTTCCTCACTGGAGGATGTCTCCTTGCTGGCACAGCCATGGGCATCTACGCCGTGTTGCTCCTCATACCCGCCGCTGGTTCCGTGCTCATCCTCCTCTCCGTCAGCCTGGCTTATGCCCACACCTGGGTCTTCACCCTCCAGATGTCCTGGCAGACACTCTGCCACCTGGgtctgagcagccaggagcTGGACCCACAGGATGCCAG GCCAGCCATTGCCCTCTCTGCCGTCATGCTGCTCACCCAGAAGGCTACGTCTCTGGCCTTGGATGTCCACGAAGGGGTCGTGCGGCTCCAGCTGGGCCAGGGGCTTTTGTAGCATGTGCTGCCCCTCTGCAGCTACGTGCTCTTTTTCCCAGCCCTCCTCGGAGGTCCCCTGTGCTCCTTGAGCAGGTTTCGGGCCCAGGCCGAGTCCCCGGGGGCTCTCCCCTGCCAGCTGAGGGCTGCCGGCCAGTGGTGCCTCTGTGTGCTGGCCCTGCATGGGCTGGGCgcagggctggtggcagggctggctggcaggcagggctgcaggcagggctgcaccGGCCCAGCGTGCCTGCCCCGCCTCTGGGCATGGGCCCTGCTCCGCTGGCTGGGCTACTATCGGCACTGGGTGCTGGATGAGGCCCTTCTCGAGGTGGTGAGTTTCGGGCCGGAGGCGGGCCAGGGAGACATTTCCGTCCGTGACCTGTGGACGCTGGAGACCACCCACCGCCTGGCCATCTTCACCCGAACCTGGAACAAGAGCACGTCCCGCTGGTTCGGGAGACTTGTCTTCCAGTGCTGCCCGGCCCAGCCACTCCTTGCCACCTTTGCCTTCTCCGCCTGGTGGCACGGCCTCCGGCCCAGGCAGGTCTTTGGTTTCCTGTGCTGGTCTGTCATGGTGGAGGCTGACTACCGCATCCATCCCTTCCTCAGCGCCCGGGCCACCTCCCAGCGTGTGAAGCTCCTCTACCGTGGCACAACCTGGGTCTTCACACAGCTCATCATTGCCTACATCCTGGTGGCTGTGGAGACTGAGAGCTTCTCCAtgctctgcctgctctggaCTTCCTGCAACAGCATCCTTCCCCTCTCTTATGGCCTTGCACTGCTCCTGCTGCCGCTTGCCAAGAAGATGAAGCAGAACTGAGCCTATCCTGGGCTAACTTGTGCGGCTGGTGGGACACATCCTTGCATACATGAGCCCACAGGGTGA